CACCTGTGTTGCACGACAGGGTAAAGCAGAAAAGGGGGTGCAGCGAGAGCAGCCTTCTTCAGGGGACCCAGCACCCTTTGCTCGGGTATCCCCACTactgtgggcaggcaggagtCGGGCAAAGACTCACCATGTCCAGAAGAATGTCCACTTTCAGCCGAAGTaggttgttttcttcctctagCTGCTGGTTTCGTTTGCGCAAGCGCTGCAGTTCCCTGCGATCCCCCAGGAAGGTTCCTGATTCTTGGAGGAAAGAAGGAGGTCAAAATCCAGATTGTCATCCAACCGTGACTACTTCAGACCAGAGCAAGCTGAGCTCTACCTGAAACCCAGTGGCCATTTTCGAACTTCAGGCTCTGGCCAGCAAGGTTCATTGTGGGGGTGCCGTATTCCAGGCCCAGCTCAACCTCACGGGTGGATCtatccagctgcagggagaagaTCACACTCAGAGCTTCACAGAATTCCAGAGCTACCCCCCACTCTCCCATTTCTTAGTGACTGGCATTCCAGTGGAAGATGTTGGTCCAAATGGCCCTAGAACGTGGAACCCTACTTGGGTCATATACCGCTGCAGTAGAGGACTAGCTGGTCTCACTGTCATCCCTGCACTTTCTCCGACTCACGCACTCATCTCCCTGCACTTGGAGACCACTGGTAAGAAGTTTTCAGTGACACAGTTCTGGACTGCAGGGGGGGTGATGATGATTCTTCCCTGAGCTATTCCATTTCAAGCTTCATGTATAGTCAACAGTGATCAGGAATGGTGCTGCATTGCAGGAAGAAAGCAGCACAGTTGGAATAACAGAATATACTGAGTTGAAAagaacccacaaggatcattgagtccaactcctggctctgcacaggaccaCCCCCAAGAGCtgcaccatgtgcctgagagtattGTCCAAAAACTTCCTGaactgtcaggcttggtgctgtgaccactgacCTGGGAAGTCTGTTCCAGAGCCCAATCACCCTCGGGTTAATAACTTTTTCCTGCCCCGGAAGCAGCTGGGAGCTCTTGTAAGGATTATGGCACTCACAGCAGGAgccccccacccctgccaccAAGGCAGCACACCCAAACCGCAGGTGCTGGGACTCACCAGGTGCAGATTGGACAGCGAGGCCCATTTCCTGGGGGGGGTCTTCTTCGGGCTGAAGGAGTTCCCGAAGAGAGGCATCACGCGCTGCCGGCCAGGCCTATGGCGGGCTCCTGAAGGAGCACCAGAGACACAATGGGTCTGAGATTGTGGGCCAAGAGCAGTGATGCGGCAAGGCGGCCGTTctccccaggcagagccccccagctCTCAGGCCAAGATGGCAAATTGGGGGGTGGGGAGCCTGGCCGCCGCCCCGCCACCGCCACGTTCCTCGCACCTCCAGCGCCACGTGAccgcggcgggcgggggacGGGACGGACGGTACGCGGTGCGGtgccgccccgctcccccggctCTCCCCGCCGCCGGCCGGTACCCCCAGCGCCGCGCGGCCCGGCACCGCGGGGCAGCACGGGCCCTACCACCCTACGGGCACGCCGAGGAGCTGGAAGGGGAGCCCCGCGGGGCGCTATTCCTCGCACAGGCCACCGCCGGGATGCtcctttgttctgttttccctcCCGGCATCTCACTGGCGAAAAGAGCGGGCTCGGCAAGAGCGGAGCCGATGAAGAATGCCCCccatccccccacccccccccgcGCCGCAGTGGTAGGGTCAGGCCCGCGGTGCGGGGGCGGTTGGGCCGGGCTGTTCCATCGAGGTTCTCCTTAATTccggggggggtgggggggccGCACCTCTCCGTCGGGCCGCGCCCGCTCCCGGTGCTCGCCGCCCGTGGGATCCGCCGCGTGTCCCGGGAGCAGTTTGCGGCCGCGGCGTT
This sequence is a window from Hirundo rustica isolate bHirRus1 chromosome 4, bHirRus1.pri.v3, whole genome shotgun sequence. Protein-coding genes within it:
- the CBY1 gene encoding protein chibby homolog 1 — its product is MPLFGNSFSPKKTPPRKWASLSNLHLLDRSTREVELGLEYGTPTMNLAGQSLKFENGHWVSESGTFLGDRRELQRLRKRNQQLEEENNLLRLKVDILLDMLSETTAESHLMEKELEELKQHSWKKK